The following nucleotide sequence is from Amia ocellicauda isolate fAmiCal2 chromosome 14, fAmiCal2.hap1, whole genome shotgun sequence.
TACATTACTactctacactgtactgtattacactgtactgtagtatactgcacTTTACattactacactgtactgtactatactcaGAGAGGTAGAGTAGTTCCTATACATTGTATGGTTTTATTACTGGAcagtatgttgttgttttaaaagcatCCGCAAGACTGCAGCATtgttgtcatgccaataaagcaaatcttgaatttgaatttgagtttGACACAGCGCCGTGTCGCGTCTCTTTAACGCCGGGAGCAGCGTCGTGAaactgtccgtctgtctgtctgtctgtctgtctctctctttgacAAACAGCAAAtccataaaaacacaacaagcaTGTGACACACAGATGGGTATAGTAGTGAATATGAGGGTGTGCGGTGCCACAGGGTCCAGACCCGGCAGACACCCAAGACACAGCGGGGAGAAGCGTGTCGCCCTGCAGCCGGAGGAGCAGCCAGGACCCCTGAATGATTAACGCAgcgtttcacacacacacacacacacacaaccttaaaaacagaaatgctGGGTATGAATAATATGTAACACAGTCTGGACCTTAATTGGTTGTCAGCTATTTTGATTTGACCATTATTGCAATATTGTGCGGTTATGACAGCTGACTAAGCGCCTGCAGGACTCGGCCTCAGCGTCGCCGCAGTCAGTCTGACAGCCGCGCACACCTgcgagaaacacacacacacacacacacacacacacacacacacacacacacacacacactcgtctTATTTACCCCAAACTGGATCAACATATCATCTCCTCTCTCGCCGACGCTTTTGCGGGACGTCTTGGCCAGTGGAACGGCGGTGGAACGGGCGGAAAGGCTAACCGCCGCCGGCGTTCGAtggcttaattgattaattgattgattggttttgGTTGCAGCAGCCCGCCCGCCTCGCTCGCCGTCCCTCGCGCACTGAAGCGCAGCTGCTGCCCGCGCGCCGGCCAGCCCCCAGCAGCGGAAGTCGGGCGGACTGGGGCCCGTCGGGAGATGTAGTTTTTCTATTTGGTGTCGTTGTAGGAAATGAGAAGATACGAAGTGGAGAGCACAAGGATGGAGAGAGACGCGCTTAGTAAACGTTATTTATTAGACTTTTCAATTAtgggaaaatacatttgtacaCTATTACCTCCCGAACCcccccaaaaagaaaaaaaaaatcatacattgTCACTTgtttagagaaaagaaaaatatacataaaaataataatgaaagtatAAGACCTACAGGCATCCACAGCAGCCACCCCCACCCGTCACATTGATACAATACAATAAGGTCCCATCGATCCGCTTCCCATGCAAAAACACAGACCCCCACACCCGGCCCAGCTCCACCTGCACTGCCCTACACCACTGAGAGAGAGGTGTCCAGGCCTGGTCCCGGCCCAATATAGCCCTGACCGGCCATGCCCAGCCCAGCAACGTGTGCAGTGTGGGAGAAGGGACATCACCCCCCATCAGCTGGTGAACAAACAAgcggaaaataaataactaaataacgtaacagctctctctctctctctctctctctctgacaaagCTGTGTTTAAAGGCACATCATGGCAGAGTGCTATGATCGTTATCAATAGGACTATTGCCCAGACcatcctccccctctctctccctcattctCTCCTTCCTCAAGTTCACTGCTCTCTTCATCCCTCCGCCGTCAGTtaccctttctctctctcccattcccTCTCTTCTTTCCCTCCCCCCCTCAGTCTCGATGTGTGAGCGCCCGCAGGATCTCGTTCTCCTTCTCCAGCTGGGCGTTCTTGTCGAGCAGCTCCCGGATCTGCTCCCTCAGCAGCTCCACCTCCTCCCGCACGGCCCACAGCAAGTGGGTCTTCACCAggtcctgcagagagagagagggagagggggacggTAATGTACAGTGTGATGTAACACAGTGACAGCGTAGTACAGCGCAGTACAGGGTGGTACAGCACCGCCGAGTCTTACCATGGCCTGCTCGATCTTGTTGTCGATGGCGATCATACTGTTACTGGAGCCGCTGCAACACAGAAGAGCATCGGTCAGCATGGAGGTCAGCATGGGACAGCACAGGACAGGACAGACCCCAGCAGAGGACAGCACAGAGGACAGcataggtcaacacagaggacagcacaggtcaacacagaggacagcacaggtcaacacagaggacAGCACAGGACAGGTcaatcctccctccctctctataCCTGTGGAAGAAcagtaagagagagaggaagctcTTCTCTGCGTTCCCCCTGCAGACCAGCGGCGCCGCCCGCCTCCCCACGTCCACCGGCCCGTCCTCCTGCCTAGGCCCCGGGGTCTGGCTGTCGGGCTGCCGTGCCGTGCCGGTTCCGACAGGCCGGACCTGAGGGGGGTGTGTGGATGGGGGGCCCTGAGGGGGGCGCATGGGTGGGGGGCCCTGGGCGGGCTCAGGCCGGCTCTGGCTGCCGGGATCACTGGGCTTGGTGTTGGCTGCGCTGGCGCTGGCCGGGGAACAGGGCGGCGCAGGGCGGACACAGGGGGTGACCAGCCCCCCACCGGAGTCAGTGCCGGAGTGGGAGTGGGGTCCCCGATTGGTGGCGGTCGGGGGGTTCTGGACTCCACTCAGAGTGACAATCTGAGAGGAACACTGCAGCATGGGCAGCGCCCCACTGGGGTCCGCGTGGGAGTGGGCAGCCCTGGCATGAGAGTCTGGGGTGTCCAGAGCAGATCCCCACCCAGCACACTGACCCGGGGCAGGCTGGGCTTCTTGCCATGTCTGAGGCGCTGGGACTACATCCCTCACAGGCTGGCTGGGGGGCGGGTCGGAGCCGGCGGGGGGCCCAACTGTCCCGGCCACTCCTGCTCCTCTCACACCGTGCGGGGAAGAGTCTCTCTCAGTCTCGGGCCCTGCAGACCCCCTTATGGGAGGGGCATGGGCCGGGGTTCGAGGGGCACCTGTGCTGCCCGGGCTAGAATTCGAGCAGCCAGAGATGCCCTCGTtctgcccccgcccccccactgCCACCGCCTCCTGTTTCCTCTCCACCTCCCCCACCCTTTCCTGGTGcttttccctctccctcccctgcctgcccttctccatctccctctccctctcattctTCTTATCCACCCTCCTGTCCCTCTCCTGAGATGCGGGGCGGGGTCTGTGCACCGTCCTGCTCCGGCCCCCGCCCGTTTccaccctcctctcccagcCGCGTGGACACAGGAGGTGGGCGGCCTGGAGGCTCCCCTGGGAGGCAGACTTGGGGCCCAGGCCGGAGCTCAGGGGGGGCAAGGCGAGCGGGGCAGCCAGCTGGCGCAGAGCGGTGGCCCGCCTCAGGGTGGGGGAGGAGGGAGCCGAGGCCGgcctgagggagagggagagcgggGGGGAGGCCGGGGAGGCGGCGGCGGGGGCCAAGGGGCGGAGGGGGAGGCAGCGGGGCGAGCCCAGGctggggggaggaggagagggggagggaggggaggcgGCGCAGGGGCCGGCGCGGGGTGAGGGGGCAGTgccaggctgctgctgctgcttcgtCTCGAAACACGACACCATGGATTTCACACTGACAGACATGGcggtgaataaaaaaaaaaactcccagaATCCACAAACTCTTCCTGCTTCCTGTACAGACTCCCAGTTGGACCAATTggcgagagagggggagggggagcggCCGTCTACTCCCCAGAGCAGTCAGCCCCGCAGCTCCGCACCCCCAACAACGACAAACGAAGACGGGATCACAACCAGATCACTGTCGGCCTGTCGGTGTCTCTCAGTCTCGGTTTATCCCAAAGTCCTAGAATCCAGGTCACCGGCGGAACAGAACCTTCCAGACACACAGGGTTCCTTTTCACAGAGATTCCAAGGAGGAAGATCGTACTAGAACTGACCCCCTCCCCGCCAAAACAAAAGCGGTGGGGTCCAAGAAACAGTTCACTCTCCAGTCTCCAGTCTCCACTCTCCgtctctctcgttctctctctctctccggtcTAGAGAAGTGTGCAGTCGGTGTCCAGTCTGGTCAGTCAGTAGGCAGCCGTCTCCTTCAGTGATGTTTTCCTTGTGGTGTGCTGTATGTTTATGGTGttttccttcctctctctccctctctctatagGCTACCTCAGAAAttccaccccacccactccctcactccctccctccaatCAGGAGCCTCCCGGACGTATTCTCATCCCGACATTCCCGCTACAGTAGTGAATGATGTCACACGCATGTGGATAGATCATGCGACAGTCTCAGGCCGTGTGGTGTTGGGCTCCTGTCCAATACAGAAGGGGGACCTTGACCTCTTTCTCTCTGGTCTCTCCatccacatctctctctcttactctctctctaccaaacacaacacaacacagccctGCCCAGCACTGATGGAGTCTTGCAGTCCACTTGTCCCAGTCTATCCACCAGCACAAAACAAACAGCCCCACCCCTCTCCTCCCAGTGACCCGGTCCACCGTGGGCATCTGAGGAATCCCGGGTGGAACTCTGACAAGGCCCGCCATTGTCCTGTTGACCCCCCCCACGGTCCGCGCTGTTCCGAGCCATTGTCTCCCACCGGGAACATTCCGGCCCCTCCGcccacctgcctgcctgcccgaGCACCCAACACACGACTCCTTGTCATTGTAGTTTTGTGACCTTCCTATGTATTTATAGATGCGCCTCTGTTTCCCAACTGTAACCTCGGGACTTCTGAGCAGCTGATGTCTGCCTGTCCAAGTGTCCATCCAACCTGTCCCCATCAGACAGAAGCTTCCGCCAACTAAATTAtgagtaataatacaaataataataatactaataataatagtaacttAAAGCACCTTTAATTTGGTTTCTCTCTTTCCATCTAAAATGTACTTGATacttgcagaaagaggggggtgggggggcagcaggGGTTATACTACTTgttggagagagaggaagggagcaGACAGCCACACTCGCTGCAGAGTACATCCAAGTCTGTTTCTgttcatctgtctgtctgtctctctctctgtccatctctgtCTCACTGCTGTGTGCCTGTatttacctctctctctccctctctcaggtaACAGAGAGGTTTGTGTTCTAGTTCAAAGAGGAgctgggttttgttttcttgtgtgtaATTTTGTGTAGCGCACAGAGCACCGTacttaataaatacacacttaTTTCCCCCCAGCCTGCCTTCCTGTTTCTGAAACCCCTACCTGAGACCCTGCATCAGGtacaatccccccccccacacacacacactcacactcttcccttcccctctctctgtaGTCTAGTAAAGGGGTGACTGGGGTGCAGTAACACAGCCAGTCCACAAGAGGGAGACTGAGATTACTGGTGCATTCTGACTTTCACAACTCATTGGTGATTGTTGTACTTTGTTGGAGGTGCAGGTCTGTCCCGGAGGGTACATTTTAACCTTCGAAGGTTCAAAGCTTCGctggtgctaatttgcataactGATCGATGACGTCAAATCCGCTCCTACTGTATAGATTTGAATAAtaatcctctttttttttttttttttttttttaacaggtcATTTATATAAACAAAACTCATTTTAAACTAAAACGGGATGTTTTATGTCAaacagtaatcatgtttttattaatttatacaaGCACACGGTTTACTTGCATGAAACGtgttaaccttccagtaaaagcactttactcactgtgtgtgtggtgacGGTTAAgtttcatttgtatttcattcaatacagaaaagtgtcagaaatagcgaatcggtgtaaaaccCTTAATGAATCCTGGTGTTCggtatcattaaaaaaaaagacaactataCTGAAGGTAGTAAATCATAAAGACACTGGAACACAGTAACCTTAACATGAATTTGAAttgaggggaagagagagaggaagattgAGAGGGGAAGGGGTGGGGAGGGTGATTGTATCAGGGTAGCTGGATTGTGAAACAGATTGCAGAGACGGATGTGACACAAAGCACATGAACCAGCACAACaaagcacagcactgcacagcccaacacaatataacacagcaaactacaaaacactacagcacagcacagcactgtacaCCCCAACCCAACACACCTCTGCACAGCATGGCACAGCATGGCACAGCCCAActcactacagcacagcacagcacactatagcacagtacactacagtacagcacagtacagtacacccCAACACAACATACTACCAACCTGcacttcctgtctctctctccctctgtactacctctccctctctctttccttgTCCCATTCCTCTCACACcttctccccacacacacacacacacacacacactccctccctccctctctccctctcggtATGAATGGCGTCTCTATTCCAGGCCCTGAGTGATtagcacagccccacacacactctgtcAGCGCCAGTCTGGCCCAGTAAAACCCCGCAGGAGGAGCCAGGCCCTTACGGGGGCATAATCGCCCAGCTGTACGTTGAGGCGCCGCGCTGCGTTTCACCAGGATGGAAGAAAAGTCACAGTCAGGAAACACAGTGACCGAGGGGGTGGAGCGGGGGTCTGTCTAGGCcacaggagggaggggagagagagagcggggggcGGGAGAGGGAGCTGCTACACTGTCATTCACTATACTGTACTCCACTgcagcacactgcactacagagTAAACTGCACTGTTACACTAACAGTGGTGGGGGCAGGGATAGGAGGTGGCAGTGTGGCCTGTGTGTGCCGGGGGGTGTGGACTGTAGGTATTTGTCCTCCCCCTGTGACTGTGCACACTAGGGTGTGAAGGACAAACAGTGCActggagagagggacagagacagagataaaggggagggagaaagaaagggagagagagagaaaggggagacCCTGAGCCCAGCCTGGGCCACAACGTCGCTTGGACCCTGAGCCCAGCCCCGTGAGATACtcaagatttttattttatgggcTGTGACGTCACACTCCGCCCCAAGTTCTGGAACTAACCAGCACAAATGAATGGAAAGATTTGTTTGCATGTTGTGAACGCACAGCTTCACGCaggtcaccccccccacactcccATCCTCTCTGCCGTTACCTTTCATCTTCGAGGTCAAAAGCCCCCCCGGCTCCAAACATGGACTGTGCCAGGCTGAGGCGCGCCGGGCTGGGACTGGGGCTCAACGTCCGCCGGGGGCTTCCATCTCGGCCCCGGGGGGGAGCCGGAGACGAGGGTCCGGACCGGGACTCCCGGAGCAGCACCTGTGGTGGGGGGGAGACAGGGCTCGTCAGTGAccggagggacacacagcctctctctctctctctcctggttccttccttcctctcctttcctctccctccccctctcttcctccctctttcCACTCCCTTCCCCTCTCCCTATTCTGGttcctgcctccctctctcctctaccTCCCATCCCTTCCTccatctctcccttcctctcccccCTTCTTTTCCCTacctccctccctgcctgcctctcctctcctccccaccttcctctctctctctctctctctctctctctctctctcggtctgtcCTCCCTCATCCTTATATCACCCCTAATCTCAGCCCCAATCACAGCCCTGACCCGACTCACCCTTCCGGCCCGGTCCAGTTCGAGCTGCAGTGGGGGGGGCAGCAGTCTCTGTCGGGGTGAAGGGGGGGGCAGTGGGAGCCGGGGTCCCTcggggggcagggggagggaggggggtgtGGGTCTGTCTCTGGGGGAGGAGGGGCCACTGCCGGAGGAGAGGGGCTTTTGGTCACCCCCCCCGCTGCCACTCAAGGGTCTCCTGGCATTGCCGGCAGCAACAGTGGGGGCCAGGACGTGGGTGGTGCCCTGAGAGTGAACCAGGTGCCCGGCCTTCAGATTGCAGAGGGGGCCCAGGGGCTTCCCGGCACCTCCGCCACCCTTGCCTGCCCCCAGCCCTCCCCcggcgccccccggccccccgccCAGCCCCACGGTCTCCAGCGAGTCCAGCGACAGGGCGTGCCTCGTGCTGTCCAGCAGGCGGCCCATTG
It contains:
- the tsc22d4 gene encoding TSC22 domain family protein 4, with product MSGGKKKSGFQITSVTTDYQHVAEAQADGVEHRQEAEAEPQPGSGPAQPPPLSHSPKVMRSNSLATSRDLAQRQAAGAAWALGGPRGAGDSAVGLQVQALLLSNGRPAGGHRRAVGGTQINGPGFLDTAPVTATSSHPGTPVLMRKQASLDPALMGQAGRSPSPRPGLTSPPASRFRVVRLGQALGEPYRRGRWTCVDFFERDFELQAMGRLLDSTRHALSLDSLETVGLGGGPGGAGGGLGAGKGGGGAGKPLGPLCNLKAGHLVHSQGTTHVLAPTVAAGNARRPLSGSGGGDQKPLSSGSGPSSPRDRPTPPSLPLPPEGPRLPLPPPSPRQRLLPPPLQLELDRAGRVLLRESRSGPSSPAPPRGRDGSPRRTLSPSPSPARLSLAQSMFGAGGAFDLEDESGSSNSMIAIDNKIEQAMDLVKTHLLWAVREEVELLREQIRELLDKNAQLEKENEILRALTHRD